ATTCCTGCGCCGATATGTCGTGCCCCTCCATCTGGGTGAGGAGGAGGTAGCTGTTGAGGTTGACATTCAGCACGTCCTTCTCCCAGTCCTTGTGGCGCACGACGAGGCGGTAGTTCTCGCCCGCCATGAGGCGCATGGTGTTCAGCTCGGCGACGGCCACGTACCGGTTGGCGGGCTTGCCGTTGATCGAGTCGTCACCGTCGGCGATGTCTACGCTCTTCTGGTAGTAGGGCGTGTAGGTGATGGCCGGGTCGTCGAGGAGGCGGTTGTCGTAGTCCATGTAGCCGTTGTCGGCGGTGATATGGAAGGTGAAGTCTCGGGCATCCATGCTATAGCCCTCGGTGTCTTGCAATACGACACGCAGCTTGTTGGTGTTCTTGGCCAACGATATCTCTTTCTCCTCGTGGCTGTCGCCGGTGATGACAAGCGTGTCAAGGGCGTGCCAGAGGGGTTCCAGTTCATTGGGTTGGGTAGTGTCGGGCTCTCTCAGGGTACGGACACGGATGTCCTCGATGGTAGAGGAGCCGGGAGCCGGCTCGGGCCATTGGTAGGAGTCGTCGTCCAGCCCCGCCCACGTAAGCAGTTGGTAGGTGCCGGGGTCGAGGTCCATCACGATATGGTTGGCCTTCAGCTCGTCGCCCTCAATGTCTCGCCGCGTGATGAAATTACCCTTGTCATCGCAGATAAACAGCGCGGCTTTCGTCACCTCGTGCCCGAAGGCGTCGGCGAATTTCATGTTGTAATCGTAGACGAGGCGCAGGCTGTACTCGCAGGGTGCGAGGGAGTTGTCGTGGATGAAATCGCAGGCGGTCAGTCCGGCCAGCGCGAGCGTCCCGATGGATGTTGTCAGTATATTCGATAATCGTTTCATATTCTAAAAGTCAAACTGTTTTGTTTATCGCCAAAGATAATTCTCAGGGAAGCCCCGCCGCCCCGTACCCGGGGTCTTGGCGGCGAGGCTCGGTGTATGAGCCGGGAATCGTCCCCTCTATTATCTCCTAACCGAGGGGGCCTCGCCCGTCTCCCATGCGTAGGGTCATAGCTTTAGGATGGGAGGAGCATCCCGGCCTGTGGGATCGGTCCGACGGGGGATCAGAGGATGATAGAGCCTTGATTACGCTTAACCCAGTCTCTCACGTACAATTCCACTTTGATATAGATATTCTCGCTCTCCACGTCGGTACCCGGCTCGGATTCTCCCGGAGTGAAAGGCAGCGGATCGCCCAATGCGCTTACGCCGGACACATGTAATTGATATACGTTGTTGCGGACGATACTGAATTCCATCGTACCCATTACGTTGGCATCGTCATTATTGGCGTGACGGATCCAGTAACGGTAGTAAGACTTACCTTCGTTATAGAAGGAGATGTTGTAGTCACTCTTGATATTCTCGGAGGCGGTTACTTTATCTGTCTCGTTAGCCGGATCTTTAAGCGGTTTGTCTGCTTCTTTACCGGCAGCAGTAATGAACGAGCTCCACTTGATAGCGGTGATTGTACTTTCGCCAAAATCGCTTGGAGCATTTTGCTCGGGATTCAATACCCCGTCCAAATAGTCATGATAAGCCTCGCCCAACTTATAGTTCTTGTTCATCCCAGCGACGGCCTCTTTCAACTTTTCTAACGTAACGGTAGTAGAAGTAACATCGTCATTGAATAACAGCTTAATGATATCAACGCCATTCGTTTCACCTTCAAGGTTAGCGAAAGCAAGCACGCCGATCGTCTTCAGGTCCTTACATAAATAGCGGCTGGGCGTGGCCTCGCTGTTATACAGATCGTTTACCACGTAGAAGCTGGAATTTTCCTTATATACAGAAACTTTAACCCCCGTCTCAGTATCATTTGATACGTACTCGCTCCAAGCGTGCGGCGTATATACGCCCTCGAACAGCATACCGGTCGTGAAGCCTGTCTTCTGTTGCGCCGCGCTGGCCGTGTTCTCCATCGTGTAAAGAACCGGGGTG
This genomic interval from Parabacteroides timonensis contains the following:
- a CDS encoding FimB/Mfa2 family fimbrial subunit encodes the protein MKRLSNILTTSIGTLALAGLTACDFIHDNSLAPCEYSLRLVYDYNMKFADAFGHEVTKAALFICDDKGNFITRRDIEGDELKANHIVMDLDPGTYQLLTWAGLDDDSYQWPEPAPGSSTIEDIRVRTLREPDTTQPNELEPLWHALDTLVITGDSHEEKEISLAKNTNKLRVVLQDTEGYSMDARDFTFHITADNGYMDYDNRLLDDPAITYTPYYQKSVDIADGDDSINGKPANRYVAVAELNTMRLMAGENYRLVVRHKDWEKDVLNVNLNSYLLLTQMEGHDISAQEYLDRQDEYSIVFFLTPIVCPDCPDPDPDPDPDPDPDPDPDPDPDPDPDPDPDSDIPDPDVPIVGYACYKIQVKDWVIRLNDADL